In Armatimonadota bacterium, the genomic stretch CCGCCGCCTGGATCATGGGAAGCATGCTGATCGGTTTCACGATGTACCAGTTGAGGATTCTCAAGAACGTGCGGTTCTCGACGTCCGGGCGGGAGGAATAGCAGCATGGCAATCATCCCAACCGTGGGCCGAAAATCCCTCTCGATGCGTTTGATCATCGCCGGAATCTACCTCGTGCTGTCGGTCGGCTCGGTCACCATGATCTACCCGTTCCTGGTGATGCTATCAACCGCGGTCAAGAGCAGTGTCGATGTCAACGACTACCGCGTCGTGCCGAAGTACTTCTACAGCGAGTCGGCACTCTGCGCCAAGTACGCCGAGATCAAGTTCGCAGGTGACATCGAAGCGATCAACGGATACTACCGAGCCGACTTCGCCAAGCTGGAGGAAGTCGAAGCCCCGCAGACGGAGCCGCTCAGCCCCGGTCAGAAAACCCTGATCAGAGATTGGACCGAGTTCGGCCGGATTCTGCCGATGACGTACAGGCAGGCAAATTACTTGCCGATACCCGGCACGTCTCACTGCCCGAGTCTGCTACTCGACGCGTATCGGGCATTCCTTCGAAAGCGTTTTGACAATGACATTGGCGCCCTGAACAAGCTCTACAAGGAGGAGAACAACGGTTTCGAGACGGTTTTCTCCCCCTTCGAGCGGACGGATCAGCGCGAGTGGCAGCCGGACAAGTCGGCCAAGATGCAGGAATGGCTGGAGTTCGAACAGTCACTGCCCGTGGACTACACGCGTGTCGTAGGCTGCGAACTCCTGTTCACCAAGTTCCTCAGGGAAGACAAATACGATGCGGACATTGCGAAGCTGAATGCCGCCTACGGCACCAAGTACAAGGCGTTCACCGACGTGCACCTCTCCCCCACCCTGCCCGCAAACCCGAGGGAACGCCCGGACTGGGAGGAGTTCGCACGGAGCACCCTGCCGTTCCGCTTCATGAGAGTGTCCGACGAGGCCACACCTGCGTACAGGCATTTTCTGTCAAAGCGGTATGTGGGCAGCATCGGCGAAGTCAATCGCGTCTACAAGGCGGACTACGCTTCGTTCGATCAGATCGCGCTACCCACGTCCCTACCGGAGGAAGGCACTCCGCTCACCGATTGGATGGAGTTCGTATCCCAGGCGGCCCCGGTGACGGCCATTCACGCGCTGAACGCCGAGAACCTGTTCCGGGACCACGTCATGAAGCGGTACGGCAGCACGGAGGCGGTCAACAAGGCATATGGCGCGAAGATGAAGAGCATCCTCGAACTGGATGCTCCCTATGCTCTCGCAGACATGCAGTATGTGCAAAACAACCACCGTTTCCTGCGTAAGCATTTCCTCACGCGGAACTACGCGACGGTCATCAGCTACATGGCGCTGCACGGCCGCGCCGTCATCAACACCGTCATCTTCTGCGCGGCGGTCATCCTGATCCACCTGATCGTCAACCCGGCATGCGCGTATGCGCTCTCTCGGTACAATCTCAAGTACTCATACAAGGTGCTGCTCTTCCTGTTGGCAACCATGGCGTTTCCCGCTGAAGTGACGGCGATCCCGAACTTCCTGATGCTGAAGCAGCTGCACATGCTGAACACCTTCTGGGCGCTGATCCTGCCGG encodes the following:
- a CDS encoding ABC transporter permease subunit; the protein is MAIIPTVGRKSLSMRLIIAGIYLVLSVGSVTMIYPFLVMLSTAVKSSVDVNDYRVVPKYFYSESALCAKYAEIKFAGDIEAINGYYRADFAKLEEVEAPQTEPLSPGQKTLIRDWTEFGRILPMTYRQANYLPIPGTSHCPSLLLDAYRAFLRKRFDNDIGALNKLYKEENNGFETVFSPFERTDQREWQPDKSAKMQEWLEFEQSLPVDYTRVVGCELLFTKFLREDKYDADIAKLNAAYGTKYKAFTDVHLSPTLPANPRERPDWEEFARSTLPFRFMRVSDEATPAYRHFLSKRYVGSIGEVNRVYKADYASFDQIALPTSLPEEGTPLTDWMEFVSQAAPVTAIHALNAENLFRDHVMKRYGSTEAVNKAYGAKMKSILELDAPYALADMQYVQNNHRFLRKHFLTRNYATVISYMALHGRAVINTVIFCAAVILIHLIVNPACAYALSRYNLKYSYKVLLFLLATMAFPAEVTAIPNFLMLKQLHMLNTFWALILPGMAGGFSIFLLKGFFDSLPKELYEAAIIDGANEPTMFWRITVPLSKPIFAVIALGSFTAAYGAFMFAFLVCQNQKMWTMMVWLYEMQILAPKYITMSALTLTALPTLLIFIFCQNIIMRGIILPSFK